The following proteins are encoded in a genomic region of Trueperaceae bacterium:
- a CDS encoding competence/damage-inducible protein A, protein MANAEIITVGTELLLGEIVDTNSARVAADLAEAGVDVFWAVRVGDNLARIAAALRLALQRSDLIVLAGGLGPTDDDLTRDAVASVVGEEQHVDPAIEAWLRDRFAAGGRPMPASNLRQARVIPSAEVLPNPVGTAPGWLVRGTWGGAARYIVTLPGPPRELDRMWRQEAMPRLPLPTSRFFVHTFKTIGVGESAVAERLGALTDQANPSVATYAKADGVHVRVAAKAQDAHHAAALARPTLSKVAGLLDGSVWGHDADELPRLVLAALRARRQRVAIAEGSSGGVLTGYLVGADEGVDPLARPTSLAGATHAPTRAVGAIGGSVIACDSETMRALGVDNSLLDRLPHGVVEVAVALAIAVRAFFKVDLGVANLGPCVPVLAAYDDANSDERSAPRSAGTANGGSSRPGRTPTSAGARGAGPAGEERPLTRVVIAIASGTGTSVRTVDLPPLGGPWQRERTAFTSLHLLRSALR, encoded by the coding sequence ATCGCGAACGCCGAGATCATCACCGTCGGCACGGAACTGCTCCTGGGCGAGATCGTGGACACCAACAGCGCCCGCGTCGCCGCCGACCTGGCCGAGGCGGGCGTCGACGTCTTCTGGGCGGTCAGGGTCGGTGACAACCTCGCCCGCATCGCGGCGGCCTTGCGCCTGGCGCTGCAGCGGAGCGACTTGATCGTCCTCGCCGGCGGCCTCGGTCCGACCGACGACGATCTCACGCGCGACGCCGTCGCGAGCGTCGTGGGCGAGGAGCAACACGTCGACCCCGCCATCGAGGCGTGGCTCCGCGACCGCTTCGCGGCGGGTGGGCGGCCCATGCCGGCCTCCAACCTGCGCCAGGCGCGCGTCATCCCGTCGGCCGAGGTGCTACCCAACCCGGTGGGCACGGCGCCCGGCTGGTTGGTGCGAGGAACCTGGGGCGGAGCGGCCCGGTACATCGTCACCCTGCCCGGGCCGCCGCGCGAACTCGACCGCATGTGGCGCCAGGAGGCCATGCCGCGCCTCCCGCTACCCACCAGCCGCTTCTTCGTTCACACGTTCAAGACCATCGGCGTGGGCGAGTCCGCGGTGGCCGAGAGGCTCGGCGCGCTCACGGACCAGGCGAACCCCAGCGTGGCCACGTACGCGAAGGCGGACGGGGTTCACGTACGGGTAGCGGCCAAGGCGCAGGACGCCCACCATGCGGCGGCGCTGGCCCGGCCCACGCTCAGCAAGGTGGCCGGCCTGCTCGACGGCAGCGTGTGGGGCCACGACGCCGACGAGCTGCCGCGCCTCGTCCTCGCGGCGTTGCGGGCCAGGCGCCAGCGCGTCGCCATCGCCGAGGGCAGTTCGGGCGGCGTGCTCACCGGCTACCTGGTGGGCGCCGACGAAGGCGTCGACCCCCTGGCGCGGCCGACCTCCCTCGCGGGCGCCACGCACGCACCGACGCGCGCCGTCGGGGCCATCGGTGGCAGCGTGATAGCATGCGACTCGGAGACCATGAGAGCGCTCGGCGTGGACAACTCGCTGCTCGACCGACTGCCCCACGGGGTGGTCGAGGTGGCCGTCGCGTTGGCGATCGCGGTGCGGGCGTTCTTCAAGGTCGACCTAGGCGTGGCCAACTTGGGACCTTGCGTCCCGGTGCTGGCGGCCTACGACGATGCGAACTCGGATGAACGCAGTGCCCCCCGAAGCGCCGGAACCGCGAACGGAGGTTCGTCCCGACCGGGGCGGACTCCGACTTCCGCCGGTGCGCGGGGCGCCGGACCGGCAGGAGAAGAACGCCCGCTCACGCGGGTAGTCATCGCGATCGCTAGTGGAACGGGCACCTCCGTGAGAACCGTGGACCTGCCACCTCTAGGTGGGCCTTGGCAACGGGAACGGACCGCGTTCACCAGCCTGCACCTCCTCCGGTCGGCGTTGCGCTGA